From one Agathobaculum sp. NTUH-O15-33 genomic stretch:
- a CDS encoding redox-sensing transcriptional repressor Rex, which yields MERKQEVSKAVIRRLPRYYRNISELKGEGVQRISSRALAERMGLTASQIRQDFNCFGGFGQQGYGYNVDKLLEELGAILGLQDQRTAILIGAGNLGRALLNNFDFAASGFRLLCAFDADPELVGRKFGGHEVRDASGLFDYVARRGPDVAVLTIPRGRSPELARDLVDHGISGLWNFTGEDLHLEGLGIPVENVHLSDSLMTLCHLIGQEKQE from the coding sequence GTGGAACGCAAGCAAGAAGTATCAAAAGCAGTGATCCGGCGCTTGCCTCGTTATTATCGCAACATCAGCGAGCTCAAGGGCGAAGGCGTACAGCGCATTTCCTCCCGCGCGCTCGCCGAGCGTATGGGGTTGACCGCATCGCAGATCCGGCAGGACTTTAACTGCTTCGGCGGTTTTGGCCAGCAAGGCTACGGCTACAATGTCGATAAGCTGTTGGAGGAGTTGGGCGCGATTCTCGGCCTGCAGGATCAGCGCACCGCTATTCTAATCGGCGCGGGCAATCTGGGCCGCGCGCTGCTCAATAACTTCGATTTTGCCGCGAGCGGTTTTCGCCTGCTCTGTGCGTTTGACGCCGATCCGGAGCTGGTCGGCCGTAAGTTCGGCGGCCATGAGGTACGCGACGCATCGGGCTTGTTCGACTATGTCGCCCGGCGGGGGCCCGATGTTGCCGTGCTGACGATTCCGCGCGGACGCTCGCCCGAATTGGCGCGCGATCTGGTCGATCACGGGATCAGCGGCCTGTGGAACTTCACGGGAGAAGATTTGCATCTGGAAGGTCTGGGCATTCCGGTGGAAAACGTGCACCTGTCCGACAGTCTGATGACGCTTTGTCATTTGATCGGTCAGGAAAAACAAGAATAA
- a CDS encoding isocitrate/isopropylmalate family dehydrogenase, producing the protein MSIDQSIIKKFEAVVESQLRRIEEMKAQDDFIDYQKLDKLIIGVCGGDGIGPMITAMSQHALEVLLADKVKAGKIEFRVIDGLTIERRAELGCAIPPDTLEELKKCHVILKGPTTTPRKGDPWPNVESANVAMRKALDLFANVRPVKVPELGIDWTFYRENTEGGYAVGSQGVQIADDLFLDFTVATAQGCERIARLAFDYAAKTGKNRVSCVTKANIIKTTDGKFLDTCQRVAQEYPQVVFDDWYIDIMTAKLLDEKRRRDFKVVVLPNLYGDIITDEAAEIQGGVGTAGSANIGKRYAMFEAIHGSAPRMVQEGRAQYADPSSVLRASVMLLEHIGEVELAKKLERALDICIFEEKKYVVTGRDTGCTAQEFTDYVLETVSAL; encoded by the coding sequence ATGTCTATTGACCAGTCCATCATCAAAAAATTTGAAGCAGTCGTCGAAAGCCAGCTGAGGCGCATCGAAGAAATGAAGGCGCAGGACGACTTTATCGATTACCAGAAGCTAGACAAACTTATCATCGGCGTTTGCGGGGGCGACGGCATCGGCCCCATGATCACCGCGATGTCCCAGCACGCGCTTGAGGTGCTGCTGGCGGACAAGGTAAAGGCCGGCAAGATTGAATTCCGCGTGATCGACGGCCTGACCATTGAGCGCCGCGCCGAGCTTGGCTGCGCGATCCCGCCGGATACGCTGGAAGAACTCAAGAAGTGCCACGTCATCCTCAAGGGGCCGACCACCACGCCGCGCAAGGGCGATCCGTGGCCCAATGTGGAATCCGCGAACGTTGCCATGCGCAAGGCGCTGGACCTTTTTGCGAATGTGCGTCCGGTCAAGGTGCCCGAGCTGGGCATCGATTGGACCTTCTACCGCGAAAACACCGAGGGCGGCTACGCCGTCGGCTCGCAGGGCGTTCAAATCGCGGACGACCTGTTTCTGGATTTTACCGTTGCGACCGCGCAAGGCTGTGAGCGCATCGCGCGTTTGGCCTTTGACTATGCGGCAAAGACCGGCAAAAACCGCGTTTCCTGCGTGACCAAGGCGAATATTATCAAAACCACGGATGGCAAATTCCTTGATACCTGCCAGCGTGTGGCGCAGGAATATCCGCAGGTCGTGTTCGATGATTGGTATATCGACATCATGACCGCGAAGCTGCTGGATGAAAAGCGCCGCCGCGACTTTAAGGTCGTTGTGCTGCCCAACCTCTACGGCGATATCATCACCGACGAGGCTGCCGAAATCCAAGGCGGCGTGGGCACGGCGGGTTCTGCCAATATCGGCAAGCGCTACGCCATGTTCGAGGCCATTCACGGTTCCGCGCCCCGCATGGTGCAGGAAGGCCGCGCGCAGTACGCCGATCCGTCGTCCGTTTTGCGCGCCTCCGTCATGCTGCTGGAGCATATTGGAGAAGTGGAACTGGCGAAAAAGCTTGAGCGCGCGCTCGACATCTGCATTTTTGAAGAGAAGAAATACGTGGTCACCGGCCGTGATACCGGCTGCACCGCGCAGGAATTCACCGATTACGTGCTGGAGACTGTGTCTGCCCTGTAA
- a CDS encoding aconitate hydratase: MGMTIAQKILKAHLVDGEMAVGQEIGLRIDQTLTQDATGTMAYLQFEAMGVDQVKTERSVAYIDHNTLQSGFENADDHKYIGSVAKKHGIYYSKAGNGICHQVHLERFGAPGKTLIGSDSHTPTGGGIGMLAFGAGGLDVAVAMGGGAYYIPMPKMVKVYLNGKLRPWVSAKDIILDVLRQMTVKGGVGKIIEYVGDGVKTLSVPERATITNMGAELGATTSVFPSDEETRRFLEAQGRGDVWVPLSSDPDAEYDEEYTVDLSMLEPQAAKPHMPDNVQKVTEIGPIKVNQCCIGSCTNSSYYDMMKVAAILKGKTVHPDVSLTISPGSKQVFDMLAKNGALSDIISAGARILECACGPCIGMGQSPESGGVSLRTFNRNFEGRSGTQDAQIYLVSPEVAAASALTGVLTDPRTLGEMPAIEMPEHFDVNDNLIVKPAEDPSAVEVVRGPNIKPFPLGQALEASYTGKIVLKTEDNITTDHILPAGAKLLPYRSNVPYYSSYCFINVDPEFPQRCKAQGGGIIVGGANYGQGSSREHAALVPLYLGVKAVLCKSFARIHKANLVNSGILPLTFADPADYDAVSLADEITLPHVREEIESGAQVTVQCGGRTFKADCEVSDRQRGALLAGGTLNFAKQQNA, translated from the coding sequence ATGGGTATGACAATCGCGCAAAAAATCCTGAAGGCGCATCTAGTGGATGGCGAAATGGCGGTAGGGCAGGAGATCGGCCTGCGGATCGACCAAACGCTGACGCAGGACGCCACGGGCACCATGGCTTACTTACAGTTTGAAGCAATGGGTGTGGATCAGGTAAAGACCGAGCGGTCGGTCGCGTATATCGACCACAATACCTTGCAGTCCGGCTTTGAAAACGCGGACGACCACAAGTATATCGGATCGGTCGCGAAAAAGCACGGTATTTACTATTCCAAGGCAGGTAACGGCATCTGCCATCAGGTCCATCTGGAGCGCTTCGGCGCGCCGGGCAAAACGCTGATCGGCTCGGACAGCCACACGCCGACGGGCGGCGGCATCGGCATGCTCGCGTTCGGCGCGGGCGGTCTGGACGTGGCGGTCGCCATGGGCGGCGGCGCCTATTACATTCCAATGCCGAAAATGGTCAAGGTGTACTTAAACGGTAAGCTGCGCCCGTGGGTATCCGCGAAGGATATCATCCTCGACGTGCTGCGTCAGATGACCGTCAAGGGCGGCGTCGGCAAAATTATCGAATACGTGGGCGACGGCGTAAAGACGCTGTCCGTGCCCGAGCGCGCGACCATTACCAACATGGGCGCGGAGCTTGGCGCGACGACTTCTGTTTTCCCTTCCGACGAGGAAACCCGGCGCTTTCTGGAAGCGCAGGGACGGGGCGACGTATGGGTGCCGCTAAGCTCGGACCCGGACGCCGAGTATGATGAAGAATACACGGTGGACCTGTCCATGCTGGAGCCGCAGGCGGCAAAGCCGCACATGCCGGACAATGTGCAGAAGGTCACGGAGATCGGGCCGATCAAGGTTAACCAGTGCTGCATCGGCTCGTGCACCAATTCTTCCTATTACGATATGATGAAGGTCGCCGCCATTTTGAAGGGCAAGACCGTTCATCCGGACGTGAGCCTGACGATCTCGCCCGGCTCCAAGCAGGTTTTTGATATGCTGGCGAAAAACGGCGCGCTTTCCGATATTATTTCAGCCGGTGCGCGCATTCTTGAATGCGCCTGCGGTCCCTGCATCGGTATGGGCCAGTCGCCCGAGTCGGGCGGCGTCAGCCTGCGCACCTTCAACCGCAATTTTGAAGGCCGTTCCGGCACGCAGGACGCGCAGATCTATCTGGTTTCGCCCGAGGTCGCGGCTGCTTCCGCCCTGACCGGCGTGCTGACCGATCCGCGCACGCTGGGCGAAATGCCTGCAATAGAGATGCCGGAGCATTTCGACGTCAACGATAACCTCATCGTGAAGCCCGCCGAAGATCCGTCCGCCGTCGAAGTCGTGCGCGGCCCCAACATCAAGCCCTTCCCGCTGGGTCAGGCGCTGGAAGCCTCGTACACCGGCAAGATCGTTTTGAAAACCGAGGATAATATCACGACCGACCACATTCTGCCGGCGGGCGCCAAGCTTTTGCCGTACCGCTCGAATGTGCCGTACTATTCCAGCTATTGCTTTATCAATGTCGATCCCGAATTCCCGCAGCGCTGCAAGGCGCAGGGCGGCGGTATCATTGTGGGCGGCGCGAATTACGGGCAGGGCTCCTCGCGCGAGCACGCGGCGCTGGTGCCGCTCTATCTGGGGGTTAAGGCCGTGCTGTGCAAGTCCTTCGCGCGCATTCACAAGGCAAATCTGGTCAACTCCGGCATTTTGCCGCTGACCTTTGCGGACCCTGCCGATTACGATGCCGTAAGTCTTGCGGACGAGATCACGCTGCCCCATGTGCGTGAGGAGATCGAAAGCGGCGCGCAGGTAACGGTACAGTGCGGCGGCCGCACCTTTAAGGCCGACTGCGAGGTATCGGACCGTCAGCGCGGCGCGCTGCTCGCGGGCGGCACGCTCAATTTTGCCAAGCAGCAAAATGCGTAA
- the tsaD gene encoding tRNA (adenosine(37)-N6)-threonylcarbamoyltransferase complex transferase subunit TsaD produces MRILSIESSCDETAAAVIEDGRTILSSVVDTQIETHALYGGVVPEIASRRHTEAVVRVTEEALQRAGMTKNEVDAVAATCAPGLIGALLVGANFGKSLAFALQKPFVPVHHIRGHIAAVYLAYPELKPPFLTLIASGGHSQIVMVRDYTTFEILGGTRDDAAGEAFDKVARVLGVGYPGGPKIDELAQTGDPTKYKLPHSQIKDAPLDFSFSGLKTAVINLAHNAEQKGEALDREALAASFCRAVVDTLVPRLELAVKQSGGKNIVCAGGVAANSFLRAALTDLAARLGLALYLPPLSLCGDNAAMIGSQAYYEFLAGNTGTTLQNAFATAEIGENVCIKR; encoded by the coding sequence ATGAGAATTTTAAGCATTGAATCCTCCTGCGATGAAACGGCGGCCGCCGTGATCGAGGATGGACGAACCATTTTGTCCAGCGTAGTGGATACGCAGATCGAAACGCACGCGCTGTACGGCGGCGTTGTGCCCGAGATCGCCTCGCGGCGGCATACCGAGGCCGTGGTGCGCGTGACTGAGGAAGCGCTGCAGCGGGCCGGCATGACAAAGAACGAGGTGGACGCCGTCGCGGCGACCTGCGCGCCCGGCTTGATCGGAGCGCTGCTGGTGGGTGCGAATTTTGGCAAATCGCTCGCGTTCGCGCTGCAAAAGCCCTTTGTGCCGGTGCACCATATCCGCGGCCACATCGCGGCGGTGTATTTGGCGTACCCGGAGCTGAAGCCGCCGTTTTTGACACTGATCGCATCGGGCGGGCACAGCCAGATCGTGATGGTGCGGGACTACACAACGTTTGAGATCTTAGGCGGCACGCGTGACGACGCGGCGGGGGAAGCGTTTGACAAGGTGGCGCGCGTGTTGGGCGTGGGCTACCCCGGCGGGCCGAAGATCGATGAGCTGGCCCAAACGGGCGATCCGACGAAATATAAGCTGCCGCATTCCCAGATCAAGGACGCGCCGCTGGACTTTTCCTTTTCCGGGCTAAAAACCGCCGTGATCAATTTGGCGCATAACGCGGAGCAAAAAGGGGAGGCGCTCGACCGGGAGGCCCTCGCCGCGAGCTTTTGCCGCGCCGTGGTCGATACGCTGGTGCCGCGGTTGGAACTGGCGGTAAAGCAGTCGGGCGGTAAAAACATCGTTTGCGCGGGCGGTGTGGCGGCCAATTCCTTCCTGCGCGCGGCGCTGACCGATTTGGCCGCGCGGCTGGGTTTGGCGCTTTATTTGCCGCCGCTTTCTCTTTGCGGGGACAACGCCGCCATGATCGGCAGTCAGGCATACTATGAGTTTCTTGCAGGAAATACGGGCACGACCCTGCAAAATGCTTTCGCTACTGCGGAAATCGGTGAAAATGTTTGTATAAAACGATAG
- a CDS encoding GNAT family N-acetyltransferase, whose amino-acid sequence MSALQCRFVERTDEGLTLLSQALDDFYFDRFGDAYLDYRTHNSLNELAGAAMLYDAETPCGCCGWKPLDETTAELKRVYVRPAYRKQGAARQLVEAIETQVRQLGYTRTVLETARETPEAVAFYERIGYRTLPEGFGPYVGDSNCVCLEKTLCAAE is encoded by the coding sequence ATGAGCGCCCTGCAATGCCGATTTGTGGAGCGCACGGACGAGGGGCTGACCTTGCTGTCTCAGGCGCTGGACGACTTTTATTTTGACCGATTCGGCGACGCTTATCTGGATTACCGCACGCATAACAGCCTGAACGAACTCGCCGGCGCTGCCATGCTGTACGATGCGGAAACGCCCTGCGGCTGCTGCGGTTGGAAGCCGCTGGATGAGACGACCGCCGAACTCAAGCGCGTGTATGTGCGCCCTGCCTACCGGAAGCAGGGCGCGGCGCGGCAACTGGTCGAAGCGATCGAAACGCAGGTGCGGCAGCTGGGCTATACGCGCACGGTGCTGGAAACCGCGCGGGAAACGCCGGAAGCCGTGGCGTTTTACGAACGGATTGGCTACCGGACGCTGCCGGAGGGCTTCGGCCCTTATGTGGGCGATAGCAACTGTGTGTGCTTGGAAAAGACGCTTTGCGCGGCGGAGTGA
- a CDS encoding GNAT family N-acetyltransferase, with translation MNIKFVDVDDADLVALVAELDVFFRAGWGETADRYKQYHVLSGMACAVVAYIDGKPAGCGCWRAYDAVTAEIKRMYVRPAYRRQGVACAVMEAVERHAAKSGCHRAVLETGADMPEALAFYKKNGYRVVPNYGDFIGDEICVCMEKPISDGTMR, from the coding sequence ATGAATATAAAATTCGTGGATGTGGACGACGCCGATCTGGTCGCGCTGGTTGCTGAGCTGGACGTGTTCTTCCGCGCGGGCTGGGGCGAAACAGCTGACCGTTACAAGCAATACCATGTGCTGTCCGGCATGGCCTGCGCCGTGGTCGCATACATAGATGGAAAACCGGCGGGCTGCGGCTGCTGGCGCGCGTACGACGCGGTCACGGCGGAAATAAAGCGCATGTATGTCAGACCCGCGTACCGGCGGCAGGGGGTGGCGTGCGCGGTGATGGAGGCTGTGGAGCGGCACGCCGCGAAGAGCGGCTGCCACCGCGCCGTGCTGGAAACCGGCGCGGATATGCCGGAAGCCCTCGCGTTTTATAAAAAGAACGGATATCGGGTCGTGCCGAACTACGGCGATTTCATCGGCGATGAGATTTGTGTTTGCATGGAAAAGCCGATTTCCGACGGAACGATGCGATGA
- the rimI gene encoding ribosomal protein S18-alanine N-acetyltransferase — MNIVSMEERHLPALAAIERACFHAPWSENALREELGSGIFLVAEMNGAAVGYVGCQTVMDEGYITNVATLPEYRRKGVGWALVGALLSRAWAAGLSFVTLEVRASNAPAIALYEGLGFARVGVRRGFYNAPKEDAVLMTRYKKEKAE; from the coding sequence ATGAACATCGTATCGATGGAGGAACGGCACCTGCCCGCGCTCGCGGCGATCGAGCGGGCGTGCTTTCACGCGCCGTGGAGCGAGAATGCGCTGCGCGAGGAGCTGGGTTCCGGTATATTTTTGGTGGCGGAGATGAACGGTGCTGCCGTCGGCTATGTCGGCTGCCAAACCGTCATGGATGAAGGGTATATCACCAACGTTGCGACCCTGCCCGAATACCGCCGGAAGGGCGTTGGCTGGGCGCTGGTCGGCGCGCTGCTTTCACGCGCGTGGGCGGCGGGGCTATCGTTTGTCACGCTGGAGGTGCGCGCTTCCAACGCGCCCGCCATCGCCCTTTACGAGGGCTTGGGCTTTGCGCGCGTCGGCGTGCGGCGCGGCTTTTACAATGCCCCCAAAGAGGACGCGGTGCTGATGACGCGGTACAAAAAGGAGAAAGCGGAATGA
- a CDS encoding low molecular weight protein arginine phosphatase, with protein sequence MDEILFICTGNTCRSPMAEGLFRARGGEKKTGLRAASAGLFTQDGLPASGNAVKAAAERGADIAAHRSRRLTPQLAQGARYLVCMTGAHYDSLCALLPDQAAKIFTLLPEDVSDPFGGDLETYRRAAAEIDRGVQAVITQLGGPDGELGK encoded by the coding sequence ATGGACGAGATACTATTTATTTGCACGGGCAATACTTGCCGCAGTCCGATGGCGGAGGGGCTGTTCCGTGCGCGCGGCGGGGAGAAGAAGACGGGGCTGCGCGCCGCGTCCGCGGGCCTGTTTACACAGGATGGGCTGCCCGCATCGGGCAACGCGGTAAAAGCGGCGGCCGAGCGGGGGGCGGATATCGCCGCGCACCGGTCGCGCAGGCTGACCCCGCAGCTCGCGCAGGGAGCGCGCTATCTGGTGTGCATGACGGGCGCGCATTATGATTCGCTTTGCGCGCTTCTGCCGGATCAGGCGGCTAAGATTTTTACGCTGCTGCCCGAGGATGTCTCCGATCCGTTTGGCGGCGATCTGGAGACCTACCGCCGCGCGGCGGCTGAGATCGACCGGGGCGTGCAGGCGGTCATTACCCAGCTGGGTGGGCCGGACGGAGAACTGGGCAAATGA
- the polA gene encoding DNA polymerase I translates to MKIMVIDGNSILNRAFYGIRQLSNHEGLPTNGIYGFLSTLFKLQEDEKPDRTVVCFDVREKTFRHKKFESYKATRKGMPDELAAQLPVLKEVLDAMGLTRAEQPGFEADDLIGTISRLADENGDDCVIVTGDKDSLQLVGGGTVVSLVSTRMGQTTYERYDTAKFHEKYGFDPIRLIDLKALMGDSSDNISGVPGVGEKTAMQLMHDFGSLEEIYAHLDDPGIKKSVKTKLEAGEQAAKDSYWLATIDRQAPLSLDVKNLPEEFMDEEALYGLLTRLEFKNFIARLGLSGETAKFGLPEVAAEELTRASEAFALCDALGAEEDPVFAVIAGSLSSFCLLAGDTAHVLFEQQFEPEDWDALTDRLFDGSISLVLHDAKPVCHALMRMGKEPKGIAFDTCLAAYLLDPTQGSYDLPRVALAYCNTELPEIDWEAGPSLLGDTEEALRSMAAHANAVRAIYQEAEAKLEEWGMHALYFDIELPLMHVLAEMEALGCAVAPDQLRTFGQTLDKRISELVDEIYKDAGGEFNINSPRQLGEILFERLGLPAQKKTKTGYSTNVEVLEGLAEQHPIVGRILEYRQLSKLKSTYVDGLLKVISPEDGRIHSHFQQTVTATGRLSSTDPNLQNIPVRTELGRELRRMFVAGDREHVLIDADYSQIELRVLAHISQDEVMTEAFLHGQDIHTATASKVYHVPIEDVTPQMRSSCKAVNFGIVYGISDFSLAQDIGVSRKQAGEFIRSYLATYPGVAKYMEEIKESAREKGYVETLFGRRRALPELKSKNFNIRSFGERVAMNTPIQGTAADIIKIAMVRVHDRLLREGLKSRLILQVHDELILEAPVEERDTAMRLLREEMEGAFQMTAPLVAEAKAGFSWYDAK, encoded by the coding sequence ATGAAGATAATGGTGATCGACGGCAACAGCATACTCAACCGCGCTTTTTACGGCATTCGCCAGCTTTCCAACCACGAAGGCTTGCCGACAAATGGCATTTACGGTTTTTTATCCACGCTGTTTAAACTGCAGGAGGATGAAAAGCCCGACCGTACGGTAGTCTGTTTTGACGTGCGCGAAAAAACCTTCCGCCATAAAAAATTTGAATCCTATAAGGCGACGCGCAAGGGCATGCCGGACGAGCTTGCCGCTCAGCTGCCGGTGCTCAAAGAAGTGCTGGACGCCATGGGTCTGACGCGCGCCGAGCAGCCCGGCTTTGAGGCGGACGACCTGATCGGTACGATCAGCCGCCTGGCGGATGAAAACGGCGACGACTGCGTGATCGTGACCGGCGATAAGGACAGCTTGCAACTGGTCGGCGGCGGCACGGTCGTCAGTCTGGTATCCACCCGCATGGGGCAGACGACTTACGAACGCTATGATACGGCTAAATTCCATGAAAAATACGGTTTTGATCCCATCCGCCTGATCGATTTGAAGGCGCTGATGGGCGATTCGTCTGATAACATTTCCGGCGTGCCGGGCGTGGGTGAAAAAACGGCGATGCAGCTAATGCACGATTTTGGCTCATTGGAGGAGATCTATGCGCATCTGGATGATCCGGGGATCAAAAAGAGCGTGAAGACCAAGCTCGAGGCGGGCGAGCAGGCCGCGAAGGACAGCTATTGGCTGGCGACCATCGACCGTCAGGCGCCGCTTTCCCTTGATGTTAAGAACCTGCCCGAGGAATTCATGGATGAAGAGGCGCTGTATGGACTGCTGACGCGGCTGGAATTTAAAAACTTTATCGCTCGGCTGGGGCTTTCGGGCGAAACCGCAAAATTCGGACTGCCCGAGGTCGCCGCGGAAGAGCTGACCCGCGCGAGCGAGGCCTTTGCGCTATGCGACGCGCTTGGCGCGGAAGAGGACCCTGTGTTCGCGGTGATCGCGGGAAGCCTCAGTTCGTTCTGCCTGCTCGCGGGGGATACCGCGCACGTGCTGTTCGAGCAGCAATTTGAGCCTGAGGACTGGGACGCGTTGACGGACCGGCTGTTCGACGGCTCGATCTCGCTGGTGCTGCACGATGCGAAGCCGGTATGCCATGCGCTGATGCGCATGGGCAAGGAACCCAAGGGCATTGCATTCGACACCTGCCTTGCCGCCTATCTGCTCGATCCGACGCAGGGAAGCTACGACCTGCCGCGCGTGGCGCTGGCTTACTGCAATACCGAGCTGCCCGAGATCGACTGGGAAGCGGGCCCCTCGCTGCTCGGCGATACCGAAGAGGCGCTTCGCTCAATGGCGGCGCACGCGAACGCCGTGCGCGCGATCTATCAGGAGGCCGAAGCCAAGCTGGAAGAGTGGGGCATGCATGCGCTTTACTTCGATATCGAGCTGCCGCTGATGCATGTGCTGGCGGAGATGGAGGCGCTCGGCTGCGCGGTCGCGCCCGATCAGCTGCGAACGTTTGGACAAACGCTCGATAAGCGCATCTCGGAGCTGGTCGACGAGATCTACAAGGATGCGGGCGGCGAATTTAACATCAATTCCCCGCGCCAGTTGGGCGAAATTCTGTTTGAGCGTCTGGGCTTGCCCGCGCAGAAAAAGACCAAGACAGGCTATTCCACGAACGTGGAGGTACTGGAAGGGCTGGCGGAACAGCATCCGATCGTGGGCCGCATTTTGGAGTACCGGCAGCTTTCCAAGCTCAAGAGCACCTATGTGGACGGACTGCTCAAGGTAATCAGCCCGGAGGATGGCCGTATTCATTCGCATTTTCAGCAGACGGTAACGGCGACCGGCCGCCTTTCTTCGACCGACCCCAATTTGCAGAATATCCCCGTGCGCACCGAGCTGGGACGGGAATTGCGGCGCATGTTCGTCGCGGGCGACCGGGAGCATGTGCTGATTGACGCGGATTACTCGCAGATCGAGCTGCGAGTTTTGGCGCATATCTCGCAGGACGAAGTCATGACCGAGGCGTTTTTGCATGGACAGGATATTCACACCGCGACCGCGAGCAAGGTGTACCATGTGCCGATCGAGGATGTGACCCCCCAGATGCGTTCCTCCTGTAAGGCGGTTAATTTCGGCATTGTTTACGGTATTTCTGATTTTTCGCTGGCGCAGGATATCGGCGTTTCCCGCAAGCAGGCGGGCGAATTTATCCGCTCGTATCTTGCCACATATCCGGGCGTTGCAAAATATATGGAGGAGATCAAGGAGAGCGCACGCGAGAAGGGCTATGTCGAGACCCTGTTTGGCCGCCGCCGCGCGCTGCCCGAACTGAAAAGCAAAAACTTCAATATCCGCTCGTTCGGCGAGCGTGTGGCGATGAACACGCCCATACAGGGCACGGCGGCGGACATCATCAAGATCGCCATGGTGCGCGTACACGACCGGCTGCTGCGCGAGGGGCTGAAAAGCCGCTTGATTTTGCAGGTGCACGATGAGCTGATCCTTGAAGCGCCGGTGGAGGAGCGGGACACCGCGATGCGTCTGCTGCGCGAGGAGATGGAAGGCGCGTTTCAAATGACGGCGCCGCTTGTGGCCGAAGCCAAGGCGGGGTTTAGCTGGTACGACGCAAAATAG
- the spoIVB gene encoding SpoIVB peptidase: MISLILAMTMLLTAQAAEVTSLIPIGHTVGIKMSAEGVLVVRLNEVQTANGAMCPARDAGVLEGDLIVSVNGTAIDSNETLQKQIALSAGQPVTIGVTRDGSSKTISATPCADENGVYRIGVLARDSMAGIGTLTYVDPETGAYGSLGHGICESETGVLLPLKEGSLLYSTVGSVLRGKVGEPGSLQGEFSADQQVGTVTENTESGIFGTLSDSSLYQSLTAYPVAEASEVQVGDAEIMANVNGDTVEKYAVQVVKVYPVDDEYGRGMMLRVTDERLLRQTGGIVQGMSGSPVLQNGKLIGAVTHVLVNDPTCGYAISIGKMIEEMTN, from the coding sequence GTGATTTCCCTTATCTTAGCAATGACCATGCTGCTGACGGCGCAGGCGGCAGAAGTGACCAGCCTCATTCCGATTGGGCACACGGTGGGCATTAAAATGTCGGCCGAGGGCGTATTGGTAGTGAGGTTAAACGAAGTGCAGACCGCGAACGGAGCCATGTGCCCGGCGCGGGACGCCGGTGTATTGGAAGGCGATTTGATCGTTTCGGTAAACGGAACGGCGATCGATTCCAACGAGACATTGCAAAAGCAGATCGCTCTTTCGGCCGGTCAGCCGGTAACGATTGGCGTGACGCGAGACGGCTCTAGCAAAACAATTTCAGCGACGCCATGCGCTGACGAAAACGGCGTGTACCGTATCGGCGTGCTCGCGCGGGACAGTATGGCGGGCATCGGCACCTTGACCTATGTCGATCCCGAGACCGGCGCGTACGGTTCACTGGGACACGGCATCTGCGAAAGTGAGACCGGCGTGCTGCTTCCCTTAAAAGAAGGCAGCTTGCTCTATTCCACGGTAGGTTCCGTTTTGCGCGGTAAGGTTGGCGAGCCGGGCTCGCTGCAAGGTGAGTTTTCAGCCGACCAGCAGGTCGGTACGGTAACGGAGAATACGGAAAGCGGTATTTTCGGCACACTATCGGACAGCAGCCTATACCAGTCGCTTACGGCGTACCCGGTGGCCGAGGCGAGCGAAGTACAGGTAGGCGATGCGGAGATTATGGCGAATGTGAACGGCGACACAGTGGAAAAGTACGCGGTTCAGGTGGTCAAGGTTTATCCCGTGGACGACGAATACGGACGCGGGATGATGCTGCGCGTGACCGACGAGCGGCTGCTTCGGCAGACGGGCGGCATCGTGCAGGGCATGAGCGGCAGCCCTGTATTGCAAAACGGAAAATTGATCGGCGCAGTGACCCATGTGCTGGTAAATGACCCGACTTGCGGCTATGCGATCAGTATCGGCAAAATGATAGAGGAAATGACAAACTGA